Proteins from one Neodiprion fabricii isolate iyNeoFabr1 chromosome 5, iyNeoFabr1.1, whole genome shotgun sequence genomic window:
- the LOC124183116 gene encoding serine/threonine-protein phosphatase 6 regulatory ankyrin repeat subunit A-like isoform X2, protein MPPLIQAIFNGNLEEVKALLVQQVGVNSRDSEQRSPLHAAAYMGDPAVVQSLITWGAFVSQKDNRWLTPLHRACRSGNWGAVNVLLMYEADVNIRDRNWQTPLHVAAANNAIQCAESLIPLQNINVTDRGGRTSLHHAAYNGHFEMTKLLVSQPGCILNACDKKDRRALHYAAHMGHDAIVKLLVENTASVDVKDRELYTPLHAAVASGKVNCVRIIIAAGADIEAKNVYGNTPLHIACFNGHANTVTELINHNANIEALNYRGQTPLHVAAASVHGVECLEVLLSSGAQINVQSQDGRTPLHVTAIHGRFTRSKSLLDRGASVDTRDKNGNTALHIAAWYGHECLSTTLLERGASPAARNSDQRTPLHLSCLAGHIEVCRKLLQADSRRMDSRDIKGRTPLHLAAFKGSVECLDLLLSSGANFRLPDNQNRSALHYAAGQGHYLCVFTLVGFVSDVNAQDTEGATPLHLAAAAADPSDSEARCVQYLLKHKADHLVRDKRGFTAIHYAVAGGNQPALAALLRASTPHNLLVSTAPFTTTTADGDHPQCPALTPLHLAAHYGHGEILRLLLPLFPNTNIKEETGKTPLDLASYQGHKQCVQLLLRCGAVVSVQDSITRRTPVHCAAAAGHSECLILLLENTEDPSVVDRCDAKQRTALALAVANAHLDCAILLLKYKADCNLPDINKHTPLFRAAIQGLHHRLGDLLLENGAIVAVQDGNGKTPLHLAAACGRRSVLAALIAADPKAATLKDDQGCNVLHWACYNGHSDCVAYLLEQNVIDSLEGNPFSPVHCAVYQGSTNCLISLIRKFGGRAVATPRDTLGGRLPLHVAASAGSAECARLILTAVGSEEAGLETPDCEGRTPLLSAAATGQCNAIELLLEWQANVRAVDANKNTALHLACQRRQSPAALVLLDHINSICVEDENLQEQQLHRAAIINMANKQLRTPLHLAARNGLVSVTRRLLQQGASVVAVDADGLTPALACAPNPTVSRCLATILAANGQNWNADQPTSIQQTSEAYLKSRSGDSQHSSDSEFY, encoded by the exons ATG CCACCCTTGATCCAAGCTATATTCAATGGCAACCTGGAAGAGGTTAAGGCTTTGCTGGTGCAACAAGTTGGTGTAAATTCGAGAGATTCTGAACAACGATCTCCTCTACACGCAGCTGCTTACAT GGGAGATCCAGCCGTCGTACAGTCGTTAATAACTTGGGGAGCATTTGTCAGCCAAAAAGACAACAGATGGCTAACACCGTTGCACCGAGCCTGCCGTTCAGGTAATTGGGGCGCCGTTAATGTACTGCTGATGTATGAGGCAGATGTGAATATTCGTGACCGCAATTGGCAAACACCGCTGCACGTCGCTGCTGCTAATAATGCGATACAATGCGCAGAGAGTCTCATCCCTCTGCAAAACATAAACGTCACAGACAG GGGTGGAAGAACGAGCTTACATCATGCCGCCTACAATGGACACTTTGAAATGACGAAGCTTTTAGTATCTCAACCCGGGTGCATTCTCAACGCTTGCGACAAGAAAGATCGGAGAGCCTTGCATTACGCCGCCCACATGGGTCACGATGCTATTGTCAAATTACTAGTGGAAAACACGGCATCGGTCGATGTTAAG GATCGTGAATTATATACTCCGCTGCATGCCGCCGTTGCTTCAGGAAAAGTGAACTGCGTCCGTATAATCATTGCCGCCGGAGCAGATATTGAGGCAAAGAATGTGTATGGAAATACGCCATTGCACATAGCCTGCTTCAATGGGCATGCGAATACTGTGACGGAATTGATCAACCACAACGCAAATATTG AGGCATTGAATTACCGTGGTCAAACACCACTACACGTTGCTGCCGCCAGTGTGCATGGTGTCGAATGTTTGGAGGTTTTACTATCTTCTGGTGCCCAAATCAACGTTCAATCTCAAGATGGTCGTACTCCGTTGCATGTGACCGCCATTCACGGTCGTTTTACACGCTCCAAGAGTCTACTGGACAGAGGAGCGTCGGTTGACACCCGTGATAAGAATGGAAACACAGCTTTGCATATCGCGGCGTG GTACGGGCACGAATGTCTCTCGACTACCTTACTTGAGCGCGGCGCCTCACCAGCGGCACGAAACTCCGATCAGAGAACACCTCTTCATCTTAGCTGTCTCGCAGGGCATATAGAG GTCTGCAGAAAGCTATTACAAGCGGACAGTCGGCGTATGGATTCTAGGGATATCAAAGGTCGAACACCGTTACACTTGGCTGCTTTCAAA GGATCGGTCGAGTGCTTGGACTTATTACTTTCGAGCGGGGCCAATTTTCGATTGCCAGACAATCAAAACAGATCTGCACTCCATTACGCCGCAGGCCAGGGTCATTATCTCTGTGTTTTCACTCTAGTGGGATTTGTCAGTGACGTCAACGCTCAGGACACAGAGGGTGCAACACCCTTGCATCTCGCAGCTGCAGCCGCTGATCCCTCGGACTCTGAAGCGCG GTGTGTGCAATACCTGTTGAAGCATAAAGCTGACCATCTAGTTCGAGATAAACGTGGATTCACAGCGATTCATTACGCCGTCGCTGGAGGAAATCAACCCGCTCTCGCAGCGTTACTCCGAGCATCCACACCTCATAATCTATTGGTTTCCACGGCCCCATTTACGACAACCACGGCGGACGGGGATCATCCGCAATGTCCAGCTCTTACACCGTTACATCTCGCG GCGCATTATGGTCACGGAGAAATTCTGAGACTTCTGCTACCGCTTTTCCCAAATACCAACATTAAAGAAGAAACTGGCAAGACGCCTCTAGACTTGGCGTCATACCAAGGGCACAAGCAGTGTGTACAACTCTTACTCAGATGCGGCGCTGTCGTATCGGTGCAG GATTCCATCACGAGAAGAACTCCTGTACACTGTGCCGCTGCAGCAGGTCATTCCGAATGcttgattttattattggaAAATACCGAAGACCCCTCAGTTGTGGATCGTTGCGATGCCAAGCAACGAACCGCATTGGCATTGGCGGTAGCAAATGCACACCTCGATTGTGCCATATTGCTCTTAAAATATAAAGCTGACTGCAATTTGCCTGACATAAATAAGCATACTCCATTGTTTCGCGCAGCAATTCAAGGACTACATCACAGGCTTGGAGACCTTCTTTTAGAAAATGGTGCCATTGTCGCAGTCCAGGATGGTAATGGAAAAACACCTTTACACCTGGCAGCTGCATGCGGCAG ACGGTCAGTTCTAGCAGCGTTAATAGCGGCTGACCCTAAAGCAGCGACGCTAAAGGATGATCAAGGTTGTAACGTGCTACACTGGGCATGCTACAACGGGCATTCCGATTGTGTCGCATACCTTTTGGAACAGAATGTGATCGACTCGCTGGAAG GTAATCCATTTTCTCCGGTACACTGTGCCGTCTATCAAGGCTCAACCAATTGTCTGATATCATTAATACGCAAGTTTGGAGGAAGAGCAGTAGCAACACCTAGGGATACTCTTGGTGGTCGTTTGCCTTTGCATGTCGCCGCCAGCGCTGGCTCTGCAGAATGTGCTCGTCTCATTCTAACTGCAGTCGGATCAGAAGAAGCCGGCCTTGAAACACCAGATTGTGAAGGACGAACGCCTTTGCTAAGCGCCGCGGCAACAGGGCAATGCAACGCTATCG AGTTATTATTGGAATGGCAGGCGAACGTACGTGCTGTCGATGCTAACAAAAATACTGCACTTCACTTGGCGTGCCAACGACGTCAATCACCGGCAGCTCTGGTCCTACTTGATCACATAAACAGTATATGCGTCGAAGATGAAAACTTGCAGGAGCAACAACTGCATAGAGCGGCAATAATAAATATGGCGAATAAGCAGTTGAGAACGCCGTTACACCTTGCAGCAAGAAATGGTTTGGTGTCGGTGACGCGCCGACTTCTGCAACAAGGGGCCAGTGTTGTTGCAGTTGATGCAGACGGGCTTACACCTGCACTTGCTTGTGCTCCAAATCCTACCGTCTCTCGTTGCTTAGCTACAATACTTGCAGCGAACG GTCAAAACTGGAATGCCGATCAACCGACATCGATTCAGCAAACCTCGGAAGCCTACTTGAAAAGTCGATCCGGTGATTCTCAACATAGCTCAGATTCCGAGTTTTATTGA
- the LOC124183116 gene encoding serine/threonine-protein phosphatase 6 regulatory ankyrin repeat subunit A-like isoform X3, with amino-acid sequence MGDPAVVQSLITWGAFVSQKDNRWLTPLHRACRSGNWGAVNVLLMYEADVNIRDRNWQTPLHVAAANNAIQCAESLIPLQNINVTDRGGRTSLHHAAYNGHFEMTKLLVSQPGCILNACDKKDRRALHYAAHMGHDAIVKLLVENTASVDVKDRELYTPLHAAVASGKVNCVRIIIAAGADIEAKNVYGNTPLHIACFNGHANTVTELINHNANIEALNYRGQTPLHVAAASVHGVECLEVLLSSGAQINVQSQDGRTPLHVTAIHGRFTRSKSLLDRGASVDTRDKNGNTALHIAAWYGHECLSTTLLERGASPAARNSDQRTPLHLSCLAGHIEVCRKLLQADSRRMDSRDIKGRTPLHLAAFKGSVECLDLLLSSGANFRLPDNQNRSALHYAAGQGHYLCVFTLVGFVSDVNAQDTEGATPLHLAAAAADPSDSEARCVQYLLKHKADHLVRDKRGFTAIHYAVAGGNQPALAALLRASTPHNLLVSTAPFTTTTADGDHPQCPALTPLHLAAHYGHGEILRLLLPLFPNTNIKEETGKTPLDLASYQGHKQCVQLLLRCGAVVSVQDSITRRTPVHCAAAAGHSECLILLLENTEDPSVVDRCDAKQRTALALAVANAHLDCAILLLKYKADCNLPDINKHTPLFRAAIQGLHHRLGDLLLENGAIVAVQDGNGKTPLHLAAACGRRSVLAALIAADPKAATLKDDQGCNVLHWACYNGHSDCVAYLLEQNVIDSLEGNPFSPVHCAVYQGSTNCLISLIRKFGGRAVATPRDTLGGRLPLHVAASAGSAECARLILTAVGSEEAGLETPDCEGRTPLLSAAATGQCNAIELLLEWQANVRAVDANKNTALHLACQRRQSPAALVLLDHINSICVEDENLQEQQLHRAAIINMANKQLRTPLHLAARNGLVSVTRRLLQQGASVVAVDADGLTPALACAPNPTVSRCLATILAANGQNWNADQPTSIQQTSEAYLKSRSGDSQHSSDSEFY; translated from the exons AT GGGAGATCCAGCCGTCGTACAGTCGTTAATAACTTGGGGAGCATTTGTCAGCCAAAAAGACAACAGATGGCTAACACCGTTGCACCGAGCCTGCCGTTCAGGTAATTGGGGCGCCGTTAATGTACTGCTGATGTATGAGGCAGATGTGAATATTCGTGACCGCAATTGGCAAACACCGCTGCACGTCGCTGCTGCTAATAATGCGATACAATGCGCAGAGAGTCTCATCCCTCTGCAAAACATAAACGTCACAGACAG GGGTGGAAGAACGAGCTTACATCATGCCGCCTACAATGGACACTTTGAAATGACGAAGCTTTTAGTATCTCAACCCGGGTGCATTCTCAACGCTTGCGACAAGAAAGATCGGAGAGCCTTGCATTACGCCGCCCACATGGGTCACGATGCTATTGTCAAATTACTAGTGGAAAACACGGCATCGGTCGATGTTAAG GATCGTGAATTATATACTCCGCTGCATGCCGCCGTTGCTTCAGGAAAAGTGAACTGCGTCCGTATAATCATTGCCGCCGGAGCAGATATTGAGGCAAAGAATGTGTATGGAAATACGCCATTGCACATAGCCTGCTTCAATGGGCATGCGAATACTGTGACGGAATTGATCAACCACAACGCAAATATTG AGGCATTGAATTACCGTGGTCAAACACCACTACACGTTGCTGCCGCCAGTGTGCATGGTGTCGAATGTTTGGAGGTTTTACTATCTTCTGGTGCCCAAATCAACGTTCAATCTCAAGATGGTCGTACTCCGTTGCATGTGACCGCCATTCACGGTCGTTTTACACGCTCCAAGAGTCTACTGGACAGAGGAGCGTCGGTTGACACCCGTGATAAGAATGGAAACACAGCTTTGCATATCGCGGCGTG GTACGGGCACGAATGTCTCTCGACTACCTTACTTGAGCGCGGCGCCTCACCAGCGGCACGAAACTCCGATCAGAGAACACCTCTTCATCTTAGCTGTCTCGCAGGGCATATAGAG GTCTGCAGAAAGCTATTACAAGCGGACAGTCGGCGTATGGATTCTAGGGATATCAAAGGTCGAACACCGTTACACTTGGCTGCTTTCAAA GGATCGGTCGAGTGCTTGGACTTATTACTTTCGAGCGGGGCCAATTTTCGATTGCCAGACAATCAAAACAGATCTGCACTCCATTACGCCGCAGGCCAGGGTCATTATCTCTGTGTTTTCACTCTAGTGGGATTTGTCAGTGACGTCAACGCTCAGGACACAGAGGGTGCAACACCCTTGCATCTCGCAGCTGCAGCCGCTGATCCCTCGGACTCTGAAGCGCG GTGTGTGCAATACCTGTTGAAGCATAAAGCTGACCATCTAGTTCGAGATAAACGTGGATTCACAGCGATTCATTACGCCGTCGCTGGAGGAAATCAACCCGCTCTCGCAGCGTTACTCCGAGCATCCACACCTCATAATCTATTGGTTTCCACGGCCCCATTTACGACAACCACGGCGGACGGGGATCATCCGCAATGTCCAGCTCTTACACCGTTACATCTCGCG GCGCATTATGGTCACGGAGAAATTCTGAGACTTCTGCTACCGCTTTTCCCAAATACCAACATTAAAGAAGAAACTGGCAAGACGCCTCTAGACTTGGCGTCATACCAAGGGCACAAGCAGTGTGTACAACTCTTACTCAGATGCGGCGCTGTCGTATCGGTGCAG GATTCCATCACGAGAAGAACTCCTGTACACTGTGCCGCTGCAGCAGGTCATTCCGAATGcttgattttattattggaAAATACCGAAGACCCCTCAGTTGTGGATCGTTGCGATGCCAAGCAACGAACCGCATTGGCATTGGCGGTAGCAAATGCACACCTCGATTGTGCCATATTGCTCTTAAAATATAAAGCTGACTGCAATTTGCCTGACATAAATAAGCATACTCCATTGTTTCGCGCAGCAATTCAAGGACTACATCACAGGCTTGGAGACCTTCTTTTAGAAAATGGTGCCATTGTCGCAGTCCAGGATGGTAATGGAAAAACACCTTTACACCTGGCAGCTGCATGCGGCAG ACGGTCAGTTCTAGCAGCGTTAATAGCGGCTGACCCTAAAGCAGCGACGCTAAAGGATGATCAAGGTTGTAACGTGCTACACTGGGCATGCTACAACGGGCATTCCGATTGTGTCGCATACCTTTTGGAACAGAATGTGATCGACTCGCTGGAAG GTAATCCATTTTCTCCGGTACACTGTGCCGTCTATCAAGGCTCAACCAATTGTCTGATATCATTAATACGCAAGTTTGGAGGAAGAGCAGTAGCAACACCTAGGGATACTCTTGGTGGTCGTTTGCCTTTGCATGTCGCCGCCAGCGCTGGCTCTGCAGAATGTGCTCGTCTCATTCTAACTGCAGTCGGATCAGAAGAAGCCGGCCTTGAAACACCAGATTGTGAAGGACGAACGCCTTTGCTAAGCGCCGCGGCAACAGGGCAATGCAACGCTATCG AGTTATTATTGGAATGGCAGGCGAACGTACGTGCTGTCGATGCTAACAAAAATACTGCACTTCACTTGGCGTGCCAACGACGTCAATCACCGGCAGCTCTGGTCCTACTTGATCACATAAACAGTATATGCGTCGAAGATGAAAACTTGCAGGAGCAACAACTGCATAGAGCGGCAATAATAAATATGGCGAATAAGCAGTTGAGAACGCCGTTACACCTTGCAGCAAGAAATGGTTTGGTGTCGGTGACGCGCCGACTTCTGCAACAAGGGGCCAGTGTTGTTGCAGTTGATGCAGACGGGCTTACACCTGCACTTGCTTGTGCTCCAAATCCTACCGTCTCTCGTTGCTTAGCTACAATACTTGCAGCGAACG GTCAAAACTGGAATGCCGATCAACCGACATCGATTCAGCAAACCTCGGAAGCCTACTTGAAAAGTCGATCCGGTGATTCTCAACATAGCTCAGATTCCGAGTTTTATTGA
- the LOC124183116 gene encoding serine/threonine-protein phosphatase 6 regulatory ankyrin repeat subunit A-like isoform X1, translating into MLKMFRDEPPLIQAIFNGNLEEVKALLVQQVGVNSRDSEQRSPLHAAAYMGDPAVVQSLITWGAFVSQKDNRWLTPLHRACRSGNWGAVNVLLMYEADVNIRDRNWQTPLHVAAANNAIQCAESLIPLQNINVTDRGGRTSLHHAAYNGHFEMTKLLVSQPGCILNACDKKDRRALHYAAHMGHDAIVKLLVENTASVDVKDRELYTPLHAAVASGKVNCVRIIIAAGADIEAKNVYGNTPLHIACFNGHANTVTELINHNANIEALNYRGQTPLHVAAASVHGVECLEVLLSSGAQINVQSQDGRTPLHVTAIHGRFTRSKSLLDRGASVDTRDKNGNTALHIAAWYGHECLSTTLLERGASPAARNSDQRTPLHLSCLAGHIEVCRKLLQADSRRMDSRDIKGRTPLHLAAFKGSVECLDLLLSSGANFRLPDNQNRSALHYAAGQGHYLCVFTLVGFVSDVNAQDTEGATPLHLAAAAADPSDSEARCVQYLLKHKADHLVRDKRGFTAIHYAVAGGNQPALAALLRASTPHNLLVSTAPFTTTTADGDHPQCPALTPLHLAAHYGHGEILRLLLPLFPNTNIKEETGKTPLDLASYQGHKQCVQLLLRCGAVVSVQDSITRRTPVHCAAAAGHSECLILLLENTEDPSVVDRCDAKQRTALALAVANAHLDCAILLLKYKADCNLPDINKHTPLFRAAIQGLHHRLGDLLLENGAIVAVQDGNGKTPLHLAAACGRRSVLAALIAADPKAATLKDDQGCNVLHWACYNGHSDCVAYLLEQNVIDSLEGNPFSPVHCAVYQGSTNCLISLIRKFGGRAVATPRDTLGGRLPLHVAASAGSAECARLILTAVGSEEAGLETPDCEGRTPLLSAAATGQCNAIELLLEWQANVRAVDANKNTALHLACQRRQSPAALVLLDHINSICVEDENLQEQQLHRAAIINMANKQLRTPLHLAARNGLVSVTRRLLQQGASVVAVDADGLTPALACAPNPTVSRCLATILAANGQNWNADQPTSIQQTSEAYLKSRSGDSQHSSDSEFY; encoded by the exons ATGTTAAAAATGTTTCGCGACGAG CCACCCTTGATCCAAGCTATATTCAATGGCAACCTGGAAGAGGTTAAGGCTTTGCTGGTGCAACAAGTTGGTGTAAATTCGAGAGATTCTGAACAACGATCTCCTCTACACGCAGCTGCTTACAT GGGAGATCCAGCCGTCGTACAGTCGTTAATAACTTGGGGAGCATTTGTCAGCCAAAAAGACAACAGATGGCTAACACCGTTGCACCGAGCCTGCCGTTCAGGTAATTGGGGCGCCGTTAATGTACTGCTGATGTATGAGGCAGATGTGAATATTCGTGACCGCAATTGGCAAACACCGCTGCACGTCGCTGCTGCTAATAATGCGATACAATGCGCAGAGAGTCTCATCCCTCTGCAAAACATAAACGTCACAGACAG GGGTGGAAGAACGAGCTTACATCATGCCGCCTACAATGGACACTTTGAAATGACGAAGCTTTTAGTATCTCAACCCGGGTGCATTCTCAACGCTTGCGACAAGAAAGATCGGAGAGCCTTGCATTACGCCGCCCACATGGGTCACGATGCTATTGTCAAATTACTAGTGGAAAACACGGCATCGGTCGATGTTAAG GATCGTGAATTATATACTCCGCTGCATGCCGCCGTTGCTTCAGGAAAAGTGAACTGCGTCCGTATAATCATTGCCGCCGGAGCAGATATTGAGGCAAAGAATGTGTATGGAAATACGCCATTGCACATAGCCTGCTTCAATGGGCATGCGAATACTGTGACGGAATTGATCAACCACAACGCAAATATTG AGGCATTGAATTACCGTGGTCAAACACCACTACACGTTGCTGCCGCCAGTGTGCATGGTGTCGAATGTTTGGAGGTTTTACTATCTTCTGGTGCCCAAATCAACGTTCAATCTCAAGATGGTCGTACTCCGTTGCATGTGACCGCCATTCACGGTCGTTTTACACGCTCCAAGAGTCTACTGGACAGAGGAGCGTCGGTTGACACCCGTGATAAGAATGGAAACACAGCTTTGCATATCGCGGCGTG GTACGGGCACGAATGTCTCTCGACTACCTTACTTGAGCGCGGCGCCTCACCAGCGGCACGAAACTCCGATCAGAGAACACCTCTTCATCTTAGCTGTCTCGCAGGGCATATAGAG GTCTGCAGAAAGCTATTACAAGCGGACAGTCGGCGTATGGATTCTAGGGATATCAAAGGTCGAACACCGTTACACTTGGCTGCTTTCAAA GGATCGGTCGAGTGCTTGGACTTATTACTTTCGAGCGGGGCCAATTTTCGATTGCCAGACAATCAAAACAGATCTGCACTCCATTACGCCGCAGGCCAGGGTCATTATCTCTGTGTTTTCACTCTAGTGGGATTTGTCAGTGACGTCAACGCTCAGGACACAGAGGGTGCAACACCCTTGCATCTCGCAGCTGCAGCCGCTGATCCCTCGGACTCTGAAGCGCG GTGTGTGCAATACCTGTTGAAGCATAAAGCTGACCATCTAGTTCGAGATAAACGTGGATTCACAGCGATTCATTACGCCGTCGCTGGAGGAAATCAACCCGCTCTCGCAGCGTTACTCCGAGCATCCACACCTCATAATCTATTGGTTTCCACGGCCCCATTTACGACAACCACGGCGGACGGGGATCATCCGCAATGTCCAGCTCTTACACCGTTACATCTCGCG GCGCATTATGGTCACGGAGAAATTCTGAGACTTCTGCTACCGCTTTTCCCAAATACCAACATTAAAGAAGAAACTGGCAAGACGCCTCTAGACTTGGCGTCATACCAAGGGCACAAGCAGTGTGTACAACTCTTACTCAGATGCGGCGCTGTCGTATCGGTGCAG GATTCCATCACGAGAAGAACTCCTGTACACTGTGCCGCTGCAGCAGGTCATTCCGAATGcttgattttattattggaAAATACCGAAGACCCCTCAGTTGTGGATCGTTGCGATGCCAAGCAACGAACCGCATTGGCATTGGCGGTAGCAAATGCACACCTCGATTGTGCCATATTGCTCTTAAAATATAAAGCTGACTGCAATTTGCCTGACATAAATAAGCATACTCCATTGTTTCGCGCAGCAATTCAAGGACTACATCACAGGCTTGGAGACCTTCTTTTAGAAAATGGTGCCATTGTCGCAGTCCAGGATGGTAATGGAAAAACACCTTTACACCTGGCAGCTGCATGCGGCAG ACGGTCAGTTCTAGCAGCGTTAATAGCGGCTGACCCTAAAGCAGCGACGCTAAAGGATGATCAAGGTTGTAACGTGCTACACTGGGCATGCTACAACGGGCATTCCGATTGTGTCGCATACCTTTTGGAACAGAATGTGATCGACTCGCTGGAAG GTAATCCATTTTCTCCGGTACACTGTGCCGTCTATCAAGGCTCAACCAATTGTCTGATATCATTAATACGCAAGTTTGGAGGAAGAGCAGTAGCAACACCTAGGGATACTCTTGGTGGTCGTTTGCCTTTGCATGTCGCCGCCAGCGCTGGCTCTGCAGAATGTGCTCGTCTCATTCTAACTGCAGTCGGATCAGAAGAAGCCGGCCTTGAAACACCAGATTGTGAAGGACGAACGCCTTTGCTAAGCGCCGCGGCAACAGGGCAATGCAACGCTATCG AGTTATTATTGGAATGGCAGGCGAACGTACGTGCTGTCGATGCTAACAAAAATACTGCACTTCACTTGGCGTGCCAACGACGTCAATCACCGGCAGCTCTGGTCCTACTTGATCACATAAACAGTATATGCGTCGAAGATGAAAACTTGCAGGAGCAACAACTGCATAGAGCGGCAATAATAAATATGGCGAATAAGCAGTTGAGAACGCCGTTACACCTTGCAGCAAGAAATGGTTTGGTGTCGGTGACGCGCCGACTTCTGCAACAAGGGGCCAGTGTTGTTGCAGTTGATGCAGACGGGCTTACACCTGCACTTGCTTGTGCTCCAAATCCTACCGTCTCTCGTTGCTTAGCTACAATACTTGCAGCGAACG GTCAAAACTGGAATGCCGATCAACCGACATCGATTCAGCAAACCTCGGAAGCCTACTTGAAAAGTCGATCCGGTGATTCTCAACATAGCTCAGATTCCGAGTTTTATTGA